GGCGGAAGCCGCGGCGGCTGATGCGAGCCTCGCCGGCCTTCCGATCGAAACGGTTGAGGCCAGAGCCCACATCGATGCTGATCACCAGCCACAAATAGGTGGCCAGCAACAGGGCCGCCACCCCGTAGAGCCCCATCACCAGCCCCTGCGGCACCCAGACGAGGGCGGCGGGGTGGCCGATGGGCAGGAGGTCGCGGCCGAAGCGGCTGGAGGCGCTGGTGAGCACAAAGCCGATCCCACCGATGCTCACGGCCGCAGCCACCAGCAGGTTGGAGAGACGCCGGGAGCCGAGCACCGGCTGCTCCAGCACCTGCTCGTCGGCCGAAGGGGAAGCGACGCCGGGCGAAGCCATGCGGGAAGAGGGGGCGATGGGCTGCCATCCTGCCGCGAAGCGTGCCGGAGGCGTCAGTTTCAGCCCATGTCGCCCGGCGCGCCAGGCCGATCAACGTTGTTACCATCCCCCGGTAACCCACAGCCCTGCGGGTCTTCCGCACCGCTTTCACCCATGACGATCGCCCTGGGGCGCGCCCCTGCCACCCGTGGATGGTTCGACGTCCTCGACGACTGGCTCAAGCGCGACCGCTTCGTTTTCGTGGGGTGGTCCGGTCTGCTGCTGTTCCCCACGGCCTATCTGGCCCTGGGCGGCTGGCTCACCGGCACCACCTTCGCCACCTCCTGGTACACCCACGGCATTGCCAGCAGCTACCTGGAGGGCTGCAACTTCCTCACCGCCGCCGTCAGCACCCCGGCAGATGCCATGGGGCACAGCCTCCTGCTGCTCTGGGGCCCGGAAGCCCAGGGTGACTTCGTCCGCTGGATCCAGCTCGGTGGTCTCTGGCCCTTCGTGGCCCTGCACGGCGCCTTCGCCCTGATCGGCTTCATGCTGCGCCAGTTCGAGATCGCCCGTCTCGTCGGCATCCGTCCTTACAACGCCATCGCCTTCTCCGGCCCGATCGCGGTGTTCGTCAGTGTCTTCCTGATGTACCCCCTGGGTCAGAGCAGCTGGTTCTTCGCGCCTTCCTTCGGGGTGGCGGCGATCTTCCGCTTCCTGTTGTTCCTGCAGGGCTTCCACAACTGGACCCTGAACCCCTTCCACATGATGGGCGTGGCCGGCATCCTGGGCGGTGCCCTGCTGTGCGCCATCCATGGCGCGACGGTGGAGAACACCCTGTTCGAGGACAGCGACCAGGCCAACACCTTCAAGGCGTTCGAGCCCACCCAGGAAGAGGAGACCTATTCGATGGTCACCGCCAACCGCTTCTGGAGCCAGATCTTCGGGATCGCCTTCTCCAACAAGCGCTGGTTGCACTTCTTCATGCTGTTCGTGCCGGTGATGGGTCTGTGGACCAGCAGCATCGGCATCATCGGCCTGGCCCTCAACCTGCGGGCCTACGACTTCGTGAGCCAGGAGATCCGGGCGGCGGAGGATCCTGAATTCGAGACGTTCTACACCAAGAACATCCTGCTCAACGAAGGTCTGCGTGCCTGGATGGCGCCTGCCGACCAGCCGCACGAAAACTTCATCTTCCCTGAAGAGGTTCTGCCCCGTGGAAACGCCCTTTAATTCCGGTCTCATTTCGGTCGGGGGCAAGGACCTCGACTCCACCGGCTATGCCTGGTGGGCGGGCAATGCCCGGCTGATCAACCTCTCCGGCCGTCTTCTGGGCGCCCACGTGGCCCACGCGGGCCTGATGGTCTTCTGGGCCGGCGCCATGATGCTGTTCGAGGTGAGCCACTTCACCTTCGACAAGCCCATGTACGAGCAGGGGCTGATCCTGTTCCCCCATGTCGCCACCCTCGGCTACGGCGTCGGTCCCGGCGGTGAGGTCACCGATCTCTATCCGTTCTTCGTGGTCGGTGTGCTGCATCTGATCAGCTCCGCCGTGCTCGGCCTCGGCGGGCTCTACCACGCCCTGCGTGGTCCTGAAATCCTGGAGAACTATTCCGCGTTCTTCTCCCAGGACTGGCGCGACAAGAACCAGATGACCAACATCATCGGCTACCACCTCATCCTTCTCGGGGTGGGTGCGCTGCTGCTGGTGTTCAAGGCCATGTTCTTCGGCGGTGTCTACGACACCTGGGCTCCCGGTGGCGGTGACGTTCGCCTGATCAGCAATCCCACCCTCAGCCCCGGGGTGATCTTCGGTTACCTCACCCGAGCCCCCTTCGGCGGCGAGGGCTGGATCATCGGTGTCGACTCCATGGAGGACATCATCGGTGGCCACATCTGGATCGGTCTGATCTGCATCTTCGGTGGCATCTGGCACGTCATCACCAAGCCCTTCGGCTGGGTGCGTCGCGCCTTCATCTGGAACGGGGAGGCTTACCTGAGCTACAGCCTCGGCGCCCTGAGCTTCATGAGCTTCATCGCCTCGGCCTACATCTGGTTCAACAACACCGCCTACCCCTCGGAGTTCTACGGCCCCACCAACGCCGAAGCCTCCCAGGCCCAGAGCTTCACCTTCCTGGTGCGTGACCAGCGCATGGGCGCCAACATCGGCTCCGCCATGGGTCCCACCGGCCTCGGTAAATACCTGATGCGCTCCCCCACCGGCGAGATCATCTTCGGTGGTGAAACCATGCGCTTCTGGGACTTCCGCGGTCCCTGGCTGGAGCCCCTGCGCGGCCCCAACGGTCTGAGCCTCGACAAGCTCCAGAACGACATTCAGCCCTGGCAGGTGCGTCGGGCCGCCGAGTACATGACCCACGCCCCCAACGCCTCCCTCAACTCCGTGGGCGGCATCATCACCGAGCCCAACTCGGTGAACTTCGTCAACATCCGCCAATGGCTGGCCTC
This genomic stretch from Cyanobium gracile PCC 6307 harbors:
- a CDS encoding photosystem I assembly protein Ycf4, with amino-acid sequence MASPGVASPSADEQVLEQPVLGSRRLSNLLVAAAVSIGGIGFVLTSASSRFGRDLLPIGHPAALVWVPQGLVMGLYGVAALLLATYLWLVISIDVGSGLNRFDRKAGEARISRRGFRQLIEVVIPLREIQAVKVEVRDGLSPQRRLALRVQGRRDMPLTRVGEPMPLADLELAGARLARFLGVPLEGL
- the psbC gene encoding photosystem II reaction center protein CP43 — protein: METPFNSGLISVGGKDLDSTGYAWWAGNARLINLSGRLLGAHVAHAGLMVFWAGAMMLFEVSHFTFDKPMYEQGLILFPHVATLGYGVGPGGEVTDLYPFFVVGVLHLISSAVLGLGGLYHALRGPEILENYSAFFSQDWRDKNQMTNIIGYHLILLGVGALLLVFKAMFFGGVYDTWAPGGGDVRLISNPTLSPGVIFGYLTRAPFGGEGWIIGVDSMEDIIGGHIWIGLICIFGGIWHVITKPFGWVRRAFIWNGEAYLSYSLGALSFMSFIASAYIWFNNTAYPSEFYGPTNAEASQAQSFTFLVRDQRMGANIGSAMGPTGLGKYLMRSPTGEIIFGGETMRFWDFRGPWLEPLRGPNGLSLDKLQNDIQPWQVRRAAEYMTHAPNASLNSVGGIITEPNSVNFVNIRQWLASTQFVLAFFFLVGHLWHAGRARAAAAGFEKGIDRQAEPTLAMPDLD
- the psbD gene encoding photosystem II D2 protein (photosystem q(a) protein), producing the protein MTIALGRAPATRGWFDVLDDWLKRDRFVFVGWSGLLLFPTAYLALGGWLTGTTFATSWYTHGIASSYLEGCNFLTAAVSTPADAMGHSLLLLWGPEAQGDFVRWIQLGGLWPFVALHGAFALIGFMLRQFEIARLVGIRPYNAIAFSGPIAVFVSVFLMYPLGQSSWFFAPSFGVAAIFRFLLFLQGFHNWTLNPFHMMGVAGILGGALLCAIHGATVENTLFEDSDQANTFKAFEPTQEEETYSMVTANRFWSQIFGIAFSNKRWLHFFMLFVPVMGLWTSSIGIIGLALNLRAYDFVSQEIRAAEDPEFETFYTKNILLNEGLRAWMAPADQPHENFIFPEEVLPRGNAL